The following nucleotide sequence is from Borrelia coriaceae.
TTGTTAAACCTCAATTTGAGCTTAAAGGATTAGATTTATATATAAAAAATTTTAATGGTATAGTTGAAAATAGGTATTTAAGTAAGATATTAGATAAGGTAATTAAAAAGTTTTATTATAATAACTTACAAATTAAAAATATATTAAAGCTTACAACTAAAGGACGGAAGGGCAATCAAGAATTTATGTTTCTGGTTGTTAAAGATAGTTCAATAAATCTTGAGAAATCTCTTGGACTTCTTGGCGATATTAAGTTTTAATATTTTGCGAGTTTGTGGTTATCTAAGGTCCCTGAAAAATCTAAATTTAAATCCTCAAGTATTATTGGATTGTTTTCAATTTTTAACGTTATTCCATTTATGCCTTGAATTTCAAGACATGTTAAAACAATTTGCTTGATCTGATTGATTGTTCCTTCTACTCCAAAACTATTTTCATAAAACTCTTTAGATAAATTGATATGAGCAATTCCATCATTTATACTTAAGTTTAATATTTTGGTATTGATAGGAATTAGACTTAAGAAATTATTTTTGAGTTCATATTCATTAGGCCCGTTAATTAGAGATTTTAATGTTTCGTTTAGAATATTTTTATCGTATTGAATAGTTCTTTTAATCCCTTGTTTTAGGAAATGTCCCTCAGCTGTAACTTTTATAAAATATAGCTTAATTTCCTTTTTATTTTTTAAGTGTTTTTGTTCTTGATATTTAAATTCTTCTTCTATTTTTTGTATTTCGGGTGGTTTGATTAAAAATTTTTCATTGTTAAGTATTTGAATAGTTTCGCTTTTTGCATTATCGAGCATTGCTTCTATCTTATTTGGTTTTGATTGACTAAATTCAAAATTGTCATTATTTCCAACTTTTTCATTGAATATATTTTTAATGAGTGAATTTTTGACGATCAGTAACAAGCACAATCCTGTTAAGGATACTGCAAATAATATTAAAAATGTATCTATATGATTAAAGTTACTTTTTTTTCTTCTACTATTCTTTTTTTTCCTTTTCAATTGGATATCCAGTTATAATTGGCATAAAGCTGTAATATTTGATATTATAATAAAAATACCTACATAAAAAAAGAGGCAGGTTAGCTTTGATTGATTCTAAATTGAAAGATTATAAAAGTGTTCTTATTGCTGGCAGGCCAAATGTTGGAAAATCTACTTTGTTTAATAAGCTTTTAGGTTCAAATAGAAGTATTACTGATGAAATTTATGGAGTTACTAGGGATGTGATAAAGGAGATTTGCACAGTAGATTTTTATAAGTTTTATTTGATTGATGTTGGTGGATTTACCCTTGCAAAGGATGAACTTAGCAAGCTTGTGGTTAATAAGTTTATAAGTTTACTTGATAGTGTTGATTTAATATTACTTGTTTTGGATGTAAATGAAATGTTATCAGAGGATTATGAGCTTATTGATCGGTTAAGAGAATATAGTGATAAGATAATTTTGGTTTTAAATAAAATCGATAGTCATCACAGGGAAGTCTTGGGTTATGAATTTCACAAATTGGGTTTTAAGAAGATCTTTTTAATTAGTGCGACTCATGGAAAAGGAATTAATAGTTTAAGAATTTTTTTGAAAAACTCAGTAGGCACATTGGAAAGTGATGATGATTTTATTGATATTAAAATTGGGATTATCGGCAAGCCAAATTCAGGAAAGTCTACTCTTATTAATTCTTTAGCAGGATGTGAAGTTTCAATTGTGTCTTCTATGGCGGGTACTACAAGGGATTTTATTAAATCAAGATTTAAAAGGAATGGTAAGACATTTGAACTTATTGATACGGCTGGAATAAGGCGGAGATCAAGAGTAAGTGAACTTATTGAACATTATTCTGTGAGTAGAGCTTTAAGAGTAATTGATATGGTGGATATTGTCTTTTTATTAGTTGATGTTAAAGAAGATTTGACGATGCAAGATAAAAAAATTGCTCATTATGCAACTAAACGAGGAAAAGGGATTATTATTGTTTTTACTAAGTGGGATCTTGTAAAGTCAAAGAGCGGTTGTTTTGAGGCTTTAAAGGAGCGTGTTAGGTTTTCTTTTCCAATTTTGAGTTTTTCTCCCATATTAAAGATATCTGTTCATAACAAAGAGGGATTAGATAATCTTTTTAAAGAAGCAATTAAATTAAAAAAACAGCTTGAACTTAAAATAAGTACATCTGATTTGAATAAGATGTTAAGTTTATGGATTAAGGATTATCATTTGAATGCTTCACATAAAGTTAGATATATAACTCAGATTGGTATTAATCCTGTTAAGTTTATTTTATTTGCGAATAGAATAACTAATTTTCCAAATTCTTATTATAATTATTTAGTAAATAATATTCGTAAAATTGGTTATTATAACATTCCAGTTTTAATAGAACTGAGAAAAAAAACAAGAGACTTAAAGTGAGATATATATTTTTATTTTTTATAATTGCCAATCTAAATCTCTTTGCCTTTGAGAATTTTTTTTATGATTTTAGTGTAAGGGCAAACTATGCACAATATTTTAATTCAAGGAATACTGCTTTTAAGATAGAACCTCAAAAATATTATATTTCAGATGATTATTATGTTGAAGTATCAAATTCAATATTGGGAGATTATGCTTACTATTCCTTTTTTAATCGCAAAGATGGTGTGTCTTACATTTTTCCAGGCTCTTATGTAATTAAGGTTGGGAAATATGGTATTGAACAGGTAAAGATATTTTTCTTAAATAGAGCAGATACTTTTATTAGGATTAAAGCAGGCGATGTTTATTCCAGTGCTGATTTTTATTTAATCAATACTTTCATTTATAAAGATATTAAATTGCCCTTTAAAATCATTGATATTGCTACTGGTTCTTTTCTAGAAGTAGCTAGATATATTAGTAATTTTGTTGATTTTGAGCTTTTTAGACCCAGGTATCTTGAGGCTTATGATAATATTTCTAATATTGTTGACAGTTTGAGATCATTTTTGAAGTTCTTTTCATTATCTGAGGTTAATGATGGGGCAATGAATGAATTGGGTGAAATGGTGTATATTAGGACGGGCGAGCCTCAAAGGCAACCTTTAGGATTTAATTGTTCTGGATTTGGTAAATGGGTAGCAGATTCAATTTATAAGGCAATGACAGGAAAGCTTTTGAAAATAAGGGATCTTAAGGTTAAGCATATTGGTATTAGAGGTAATAGTTTTACTAAGTACTATGAATTTAGTAGGGATCCATTTTTTGGACTTGATTGGACTCGTAATATTGCCTATAAGCTTAAAAATATTAATGCTGATCTGGATTTATCTAAGGTTAAGGAGTTGGATGTCAATAATATTGGTTTTCTTAAATATATTGAAAGTCGTGGATATTCGATTGATAATTTAGAGTTTATTTTATATTATTTAGCCTTAAAGGAGCCTGGTCATATGTATTTTGGCTCTATTAATACAACAATTGATGGGTTTCCAGGTAAGGTTTTTCATAAACATATTGTCGTGTTGTTTCCATTTATTGATAAGGAATCTATTTTTAGGGTATCTGTAATGGAAGTTAACGATGAAACTTCAATTAAATCACTTAAGAGTCGGTATCCAAATTCATATATTCATTTAGTTAGGGCCAAGGTTCCAAAGAATGTATCTATAGTGCCACTACTAAAAAGGATAAGTAATTAAATATTATGATAAAGGCTGTAGTGTTTGATCTTGATGGAACTCTTTATCCTGAAATTAGTATGAATTTAGCGATGTTACCTGAGTTTTTAAAGAATATTAAATTTTTTTTAGCTTTCAAAAAGGTAAGAAAGGAAATCAGGGTTTTACAAAGTGGGAAAAGTGCTCCTTCTAATAGAGATGAGTTGATGTCTATGCAGCTTGAAATGCTTTCTAATTATCTAGGTGTTGATAAGACTAGGTGTGAATTTTTATTAGATAAAATATATTACGGTAAATCTTTTAGTAATAAGTTTAAAAAGTTTAAGCCGTATGTTGGTGTGCATGATTTGATTTATTCTCTTAAATCTAAGGGAATAAAATTAGGAGTAATGTCAGATTTTCCTATTGCAAATCGTATGAGTAATTTGTTAGGCATTAAAGATGATTTTTGGGATATTCTTTATTCATCAGAAGATACCGGTTACTTAAAACCGAATAAGATGGCTTTCTTAAGGATTATAGATGAATTAGGTATAGGTAGTAATCATATTTTATATGTTGGCAATTCTTATGAATATGATATTTTGGGTGCTAGTGGTGTATTTATGAGAACAGCTTATCTTGCTAAAAAAAAGTTGTTTAAAGATATTAAGTGTGATTTTATCTTTAGTAATTATAAAGACTTGCAAAGATATATACTTTTAAATATATAGAGTGTGGATAAAATATTTATGATAGATTTTGTAACCGTTTTGGTTAATCTTGTATTGGTTTTTGTGATTTTATTAATTTATAGGCATTATGATAGACGTTCAAGGGCTTTAGATAAGATTAAGAAATTTATTGATATTGCTAAGGATAACCTTGAGGATTTTATTGATGAGAAGACAAAAGAGATTAATAATCTTGCTGTTGATATGGAAGCGTATCAACGTTCTAGTATAGAGATTATAAAAAGGATAGATGAAGTCCAGCATAAAATTAAAAATAAGAGCAATGATTTTGCAGAAGTTGAAAAAAAGATTGCTTATCATGATTCTATGCTTAAAGATTTGGATGACATGGCCCTTAAGGTGCAAGATAATATACAACGACTTCAAGTGGATGGGAAAATAGTAGATAAACTTTCAAAAACCTTAAAGAATTTTAATTCTCAGATTGATTCTATTGATTCTAGATTAGGTACAGTGTTTGATAAATTTGATAAGACGAATAGGGAGAGTCTTGAGAGTATCAAGATTGAGAGTTGGGATAAGTTTGATAACACTATTAAAGATTTTAGTGTAAGAATGGATAAGTTGGACAGAGAGCTTATGTCTTATCAAGAATCTTTGGTAATGATTGAAGAGAAAAAGAGAGAGATTTTGGATAAAGGGAATGAAAAGCTTGAGAATGACTTTAAGGAGTTTTTATTTAAAATTGAAACCAGCATAGATAATTATAATAAGTCAATGGAAGATTCTTTTAATATATATGAAACTAAATATAAATCAATAGAAAATTCTCTTGATCTTATTGTAGAACAAGCTAAGACTAAAATTCATGATAAAGAAGACTTTATTTTTGCTAAATTGAATGAGGAACTACAGATAAAATTTGATGAAGTCTTTATGTATGTTGATGATCGTTCTAAGCAAATAAAAGACACACTTGAAGGCAAGTTGGTGTTAGTAGACAATGAGATTTCTTCTCTAAGTTCTGTTTTTAAGGACAGTGTCTATTCTAGATTGAATTCTCTTGAAGAGACTATAAGACAAGAGATGCGGCAATATGAAGAGCAATTTTCAGATATTTTAGAGCAGTTTAGAGTGCAACTTGAATCTAATGTTGGTGATATTTATAGAGAGTATGATAGTAAGATTAATCAATTTGATAAGGAAATAAGAGATAGGATAGATGGTAGTTTGAAGGATGCTAATTCTAGGATAGAGAGTGTTCAAGGTGGTGTTAGGATGTTGCTTGATGATCTTGAAGATGATTCTAATAGAATATATGTTGAATTTAAGGAAAAAGTTAAAGAGGATATTGGTAGTTTTAGCAATGATATATTCTCAAGAATGAATGATATTGGA
It contains:
- a CDS encoding GerMN domain-containing protein, coding for MKRKKKNSRRKKSNFNHIDTFLILFAVSLTGLCLLLIVKNSLIKNIFNEKVGNNDNFEFSQSKPNKIEAMLDNAKSETIQILNNEKFLIKPPEIQKIEEEFKYQEQKHLKNKKEIKLYFIKVTAEGHFLKQGIKRTIQYDKNILNETLKSLINGPNEYELKNNFLSLIPINTKILNLSINDGIAHINLSKEFYENSFGVEGTINQIKQIVLTCLEIQGINGITLKIENNPIILEDLNLDFSGTLDNHKLAKY
- a CDS encoding HAD family hydrolase is translated as MIKAVVFDLDGTLYPEISMNLAMLPEFLKNIKFFLAFKKVRKEIRVLQSGKSAPSNRDELMSMQLEMLSNYLGVDKTRCEFLLDKIYYGKSFSNKFKKFKPYVGVHDLIYSLKSKGIKLGVMSDFPIANRMSNLLGIKDDFWDILYSSEDTGYLKPNKMAFLRIIDELGIGSNHILYVGNSYEYDILGASGVFMRTAYLAKKKLFKDIKCDFIFSNYKDLQRYILLNI
- the der gene encoding ribosome biogenesis GTPase Der, with the translated sequence MKDYKSVLIAGRPNVGKSTLFNKLLGSNRSITDEIYGVTRDVIKEICTVDFYKFYLIDVGGFTLAKDELSKLVVNKFISLLDSVDLILLVLDVNEMLSEDYELIDRLREYSDKIILVLNKIDSHHREVLGYEFHKLGFKKIFLISATHGKGINSLRIFLKNSVGTLESDDDFIDIKIGIIGKPNSGKSTLINSLAGCEVSIVSSMAGTTRDFIKSRFKRNGKTFELIDTAGIRRRSRVSELIEHYSVSRALRVIDMVDIVFLLVDVKEDLTMQDKKIAHYATKRGKGIIIVFTKWDLVKSKSGCFEALKERVRFSFPILSFSPILKISVHNKEGLDNLFKEAIKLKKQLELKISTSDLNKMLSLWIKDYHLNASHKVRYITQIGINPVKFILFANRITNFPNSYYNYLVNNIRKIGYYNIPVLIELRKKTRDLK